A window of the Enoplosus armatus isolate fEnoArm2 chromosome 5, fEnoArm2.hap1, whole genome shotgun sequence genome harbors these coding sequences:
- the lpar6a gene encoding lysophosphatidic acid receptor 6a produces the protein MYNNTFLTDNFTLRWAGNNSANSSTCSKNDGFKYPLYSTIFSIVFVVGLITNVVAMYIFTCSLKLRNETTTYMMNLVVSDLLFVCTLPLRVFYFINQNWPFGSMLCKVSVSLFYTNMYGSILFLTCISVDRFLAIVHPFRSRTLRTKRNARIVCITVWVLVLSGSLPTGFMLETTSRENNKTNATFCFENFSSKQWKSHLSKVVIFIETVGFIIPLLLNVCCSIMVLQTLRRPQTISRGGKLNKTKILRMIIVHLFIFCFCFIPYNVNLVFYALVRTKTLKGCFVESVVRTIYPIALCIAVSNCCFDPIVYYFTSETIQNSIKRKSQVSRSYDIKFSEALQSETSSNLQCSLRNLKAKVFHNESSV, from the coding sequence ATGTACAACAACACCTTCCTGACTGACAATTTCACCCTGCGATGGGCAGGAAATAACTCTGCAAACAGCTCTACTTGCAGCAAGAACGATGGGTTCAAATACCCATTGTACAGCACTATCTTCagcattgtgtttgtggtgggaCTGATCACCAATGTTGTGGCCATGTACATATTCACCTGCTCTCTGAAGCTGAGGAACGAGACCACGACCTACATGATGAACTTGGTGGTGTCtgacctgctgtttgtctgcacGCTGCCTCTGAGGGTCTTCTACTTCATCAACCAGAACTGGCCTTTTGGAAGCATGCTCTGCAAGGTCTCCGTCTCGCTGTTCTACACCAACATGTACGGCAGCATACTCTTTCTCACCTGCATTAGCGTGGATCGCTTTTTAGCCATTGTGCACCCTTTCCGCTCAAGGACGCTTAGGACCAAGCGCAATGCCAGGATAGTGTGTATTACTGTATGGGTGCTGGTGTTGTCAGGGAGTCTCCCCACAGGGTTCATGTTGGAGACCACCTCACGTGAGAACAACAAGACTAATGCCACATTCTGCTTCGAGAACTTCTCCTCCAAGCAGTGGAAATCTCACCTGTCTAAGGTGGTGATCTTCATAGAGACAGTGGGCTTCATCATCCCGCTTCTACTCAACGTATGTTGCTCCATCATGGTGCTGCAGACCCTGCGTCGCCCCCAAACCATCAGTCGTGGGGGGAagctgaacaaaacaaagatcCTGCGCATGATAATTGTGcacctctttattttttgtttttgcttcattcCCTACAATGTAAACTTGGTTTTCTATGCTCTGGTCCGCACAAAAACTTTGAAAGGTTGCTTTGTGGAGTCGGTGGTCCGAACGATCTACCCAATAGCCCTCTGCATTGCTGTGTCCAACTGCTGCTTTGATCCCATTGTTTACTACTTCACCTCGGAGACCATCCAGAACTCCATCAAGAGGAAGTCTCAGGTCAGCCGTTCGTATGACATCAAGTTCTCCGAGGCCCTGCAGTCAGAAACCAGCTCCAACCTGCAGTGCAGCCTGAGGAATCTCAAAGCTAAAGTCTTCCACAATGAGTCTTCAGTGTGA
- the nek3 gene encoding serine/threonine-protein kinase Nek3, translating into MERYSLQRVIGEGSFGRALLVWCKSSQEKYVLKEIQLPKNQSKLENSRREAALLSRMKHPNIVAFREAFEADDLLCIVMEYCNGGDLLQRIRQQKTKHFCIDDILRWFAQMCSAAQHIHDKRVLHRDLKSKNIFLTDNGTIKLGDFGSACILNSSKAYAHTYVGTPYYVAPEIWDNAPYNNKSDVWSLGCVLYELCTLRHPFQASSWKSLILKVCRGAYPPLPSHLPYDLQYLVKQMFKTNPKDRPSLRTILTSHRVSRLLRTHLPSQAIETEEQGRRAGRWNREEGTKVANLLGERSLIKTSTFEGVESPEAHCKSREPGPRKQWAAEPSDSVLQMLANASLVSSDSMASTGQTLTGSAHGNVSEEPEERRQRRRWERGPPERLLSLLEKAQLSRAFSTFLINRGGDDPLVGPLSQPQGDDTDGPEPEVAVDEDRLLPRSDDEDTDFEEESPCGWIDEVEKMCSEYSL; encoded by the exons ATGGAGAGATACTCACTCCAGAGAGTCATCGGTGAAGGGTCTTTCGGTCGTGCTTTGTTAGTCTGGTGTAAAAGCAGTCAGGAGAAGTATGTGCTCAAGGAAATCCAGCTGCCAAAG aaTCAGTCCAAATTGGAGAATTCGAGGAGGGAAGCCGCCCTGCTGTCCAGAATGAAACATCCGAACATTGTGGCCTTCAGGGAGGCTTTTGAAG cTGATGACCTCCTGTGTATCGTTATGGAATACTGCAATGGAGGAGACCTGCTCCAGAGGATCCGGCAACAGAAAACGAAGCACTTCTGTATTGATGAT atcTTGAGGTGGTTTGCGCAAATGTGTTCTGCCGCACAGCATATCCATGATAAACGGGTTTTGCACAGAGATCTGAAGTCCAAG AACATTTTCCTGACAGATAATGGGACAATCAAGCTCGGGGACTTTGGCTCAGCGTGTATTCTGAACAg CTCAAAGGCCTACGCTCACACATATGTTGGGACACCTTATTATGTGGCTCCAGAAATCTGGGACAACGCACCATACAACAATAAGAG TGATGTGTGGTCTCTGGGCTGCGTTCTCTACGAGCTCTGCACCCTGCGACACCCG TTCCAGGCATCCAGCTGGAAGAGCCTCATTCTTAAGGTGTGTCGGGGTGCGTACCCTCCCCTCCCCAGTCACCTGCCCTACGACCTGCAGTATTTGGTCAAGCAGATGTTTAAAACAAACCCAAAAGACAGGCCGTCCCTGCGCACCATCCTGACCTCTCATCGGGTTTCCAGACTCCTGCGTACACATCTACCCTCCCAG GCGATAGAGACGGAGGAACAGGGGAGGCGTGCGGGTCGAtggaacagagaggagggaacgAAGGTGGCTAATCTTCTGGGAGAAAGGagtttaattaaaacatcaacatttgaAG GCGTGGAGTCACCTGAGGCCCACTGTAAAAGCAGAGAGCCGGGTCCTCGAAAGCAGTGGGCTGCTGAGCCGTCGGACTCTGTGCTGCAGATGTTGGCCAATGCCAGCCTCGTCTCATCTGACAGCATGGCGTCAACCGGCCAGACCCTCACAGGCTCTGCTCATGGAA ATGTGTCGGAGgagccagaggagaggaggcagaggagacgATGGGAGAGGGGTCCTCCTGAGAGGCTTCTGAGCCTGTTGGAGAAGGCCCAGCTGAGTAGAGCCTTCAGCACCTTTTTAATCAACAGAGGAG GCGACGACCCTCTGGTGGGACCCCTCTCCCAGCCGCAGGGTGACGACACTGACGGCCCTGAGCCGGAAGTGGCCGTAGATGAAGACCGGCTGCTGCCTCGCTCTGATGACGAGGACAC AGACTTTGAGGAAGAATCTCCATGTGGCTGGATAGATGAagttgagaaaatgtgttcagaaTATTCCCTCTGA